The Euphorbia lathyris chromosome 4, ddEupLath1.1, whole genome shotgun sequence genomic interval tttgatGAATAGATGTTTGAAATAGCTTATTGGATCCAAAAAACtggttttatgagtttttcaaTTAGGTTATTGCTCTATCTTTTTTTTATGACGATTTACCTGTCATTACTACTCTTTAACCTCAAATAAATTTTCCAAACAGGAcctaaaatagtttttttttatttagaaataAAAGATCGTCTTTTTATttgcatatatattaaaaacacaaaGATTATGTACAATTATTTCTATATCTTTTTGCATATAATACAAAGGCAAAAAGCATGATCAAGTCTTggtcttttatttttttcattaagtctttaattttttatttgaatgcATTAAGTccttaattatttacttttagtctcattaagcccttgatgataaaaaaaaaattacacaaaaaatTCGGTTAACAGACTGGTATTCATTGCATCTGCATTtagaatttgtattttttcactgtttaaaaaaaaattggatatgtaggccatgtttggtaaaaagcgttttgggataaaaagagcggttttgaccaactttagcggtttgaccatTAAAACCGCCGATTGGaatgtttggtggagagaggtttgggagagagttttgggatgaagacgctaatttagaaaaagctcttaaaatgagttttttcaattagcgttttgcaatattaaaattagtgGACTTCTTTACCCCTAATGGATAGACTTCTCCTCTTCTCCTACgccaaaattaaaaaagaaatgcccttatttgtatttttgcataaaccgctattatcaatcagctaatttttatcaaacaggtctacacaaacagctagtcaaatcagctaatgtaatcagctaacagctaattcccaaacaggaccGTAACGTGACTAtaaaaaaaactgtaaaaaatattttttaataatttcaaacacatataaagttaataacgtttttttaacaaaattacataTTCACAATTTACTAATTGAACTTAatcagacaaaaaaaaaaaagacttaatCTATCTAAATGATGAATAACTTAATgaatagaaaaaaatgaaaaatctagTCATGCTTTTTTCCTAATAGAAATGGAGGGTAGGTAAAACCAACGGTGGCCATAAGCCCACGTGGACGACTCACATCGCTTGGAAAGTTTCACTACATATTATTTTGCCTTaatttaatacatcatttgctccctcaatttgtccaaaatagttgattggcctcctgaactttcaaagtgtctcgatagtctTCTGAACTTagataaaatattcagttagccccctaaatttttgtaaaatgtaatcaattaatgattcggttgtaaaaaagtaggTCAAATGAGGAGAATAGGTTACACGTGCCttataatgttattacatacttcacaaaatagattaaaacatattaaacatAATCTtgagggtaaagttcaaataaaacccttgtggtttcactaattttcagataaaggactatggtttacttcttgtcaaaacgaggattgaagtttttaacgttaacaaaataaggacttttttattgatactattaaaatcacctttgacgactttaaaaatgatatattttaagaactactaatattctaagcaactttaattcttcaacttttttattttgagattgtttagatgatgtttggtaaagagagagaaagttaatgtttagagagagaaagttccaaaaaagatgattttcgaaaatcgaaaatgtagttccatagaaaatatgacattgaacaactttaattcttgaaaattttcgttttcagatcgttaaagatggttttaatagtattaatccaagtttgaaacctcaatTCTTGATTTGAtacaaaaagtaaatcacagtcctttatctgaaaattagtgaaaccacagaggttttatttgaactttaccctaatttctaatattataatcgcataccctgactttggtcgttttacatttttaaaatgcgtgcaacatatcttccacatttaacttacttttgtacaaccgaatgattaattaattatattttatgcaagtttagggggctaactgaacattttatgcaagttcagagagctatcgatatactttaaaagttcagaaagccaatcaaccattttgattaagtttggggagcaaatgatgtattaagcccacTATTTTTATTTTGACTCTTACCTCGCACAAACTTCTTCTGTAGGTTAATTTagagaaaggaagaaaaaccattatggttttaattttgaaaatacttACCTgtgtgtattttttaattataaatagatgCGATATAGTTTTACGGATTTACAGATGGATATTTAGGGGGTTGGTTCATAagaggtaaaggaaaatgaatCAAAAAAGGGAAACTAAATGAAAGGAAAGGAATAAACATTAATTCCCCACGTGTTTGGATATATTTAGGAAAAAGAGTTCAATTTCAgacatttggaatttttgaactTTCAGATTTCTAGAATTTCGAAAAATTCTGGAACTTCaaaatttaaattttgaaaattttggaaTTTGAATCTTAAAATTTTTGAAACTCTGGATTTTTAGGAAAtttaaaattccagaatctaaaattttaaaaatatttttaaaccaAATAGGGAATGagaatccaattccctacaaGGCGTGGAGTAAtgggcttaacctaaagtgagAAAACACATAATCTAAAATGGATAAAGGGAATGAAACTTTCGCATTCTCATTTttattcctaaagaccccaaaccaaacgcccgcttatagtattttttttcttacaaaTGTAATTTggtggtttgcaaaaaaaaatatattttttttattgcctTTATTAAAATAAGAATTTTCAAGAATTGAACTTGTTAGatatcatatttattatggaacaaaaaaatctatttttcaaaatcattatttttagagttttttctctctaaacattaactttctctctcataattgaccctgttagcgatattttacaaattagtccaaatttgataatttttaaaattttgaaactaattatatttgggctaataatttgtcaaatattacAATTTTAGGATCGAGTTAGTACCTAATTTTCAATTAACATGTCTATCATATTCAGGAACCAAATTGAAACCTTAATTTGAAAATAAACTATCTCAAAATAACCATTAACtatctcaaaatggaaaatacACGAATTAAAATCGTTTAGAGCCATATTTCGAGTGGAACTATGTTATCGATTTTCTATTTCCCGAGTTTTTTCCTTCTAAACTGCCAGCTTCTctaactaaaccaaacatttaaATGGTCTCTAAATCAAAAAGGTTTACTAAGTAAAATTACTGAGAATAACAtttctattagttttataattaagaGTTATATGGTATTGGAGtggttaaataataataaatataaaatttaatgatttttatgtcCGGTTTTAAATTTTGGAGGCTAAAAGCTAACTAAAATTGAGAGACATAGGAGTAatttatctaattaattataccttaattattttttttttaagaaaatttacatagaaattcatattttaaaaatgatGAACAACTATATAacaatttaaattattattataatatattttaaagagttCTAATCCTAGCCATGACAATGGGCTTTGGCCTAAAAATGCTAAAGCTAAGCCCACTATTAGGCGGGCTCAGGTCAGATTGGGCCTATTTTTTAAGATCTAATTTCAAGTCGTATCCGATTAAATCCGAttaatttcaaacaaaaataCATCTAACGTTTTAGgccaggagtaattttatccctaacgtctaaaatggtgcaattttacccctaacaatggaagccaagagcaattttgtccctaacgttgataaattgggtcaatttcataaATAATTCAGCAAActattttctcggtcatgaatcttgtcatctgaaaaaaaaatatgttgggatgtgaaaaaaaaaagatatattgtttttgtacgaattagaaaaaaaattaagaaattcgctgaatttataaatattaatctccgattctattattaaattataaaagaacaagcaatccttttttttttagaacggATTGTTAtataattggtgcagaataaggatcAAAAAtatttatgtcttataatagtgtctgaaattgatcctaACGTTAGGGTGTAAATTTGGTATTGGTTTccaacattaggagtaaaattgcatcattctagatgttaggggtaaaattgctcatgatccaaaatgttaggggtatttttgcatcttaaccctattttttatcaaataaaaattaaaatagacTACCAATAGATATTATGTGTGTTGTGGTCCTAACAAATATCATGGACTCGGCTGAATATTACTACTAATTCTATGTAATATTTTTCTCtttcatattatttattatttatttttacataaaaattattgaattttattctttataacattaaaatctaaaataacaaaaattcaTTATGTAGCTTTGTGTTTTCATAGCTAAATGTTGGGTTAAATTATTCTTCAAGGTTGCGTCGGTTTGATTAgcaattaatgtttttttataactttacttttaattaaatattattaaatttagggttaaggtgcaaaaatacccctaacattttgggtcagtagcaattttacccctaacgtttaaaatggtgcaattttacccctaacgtttgtaaccaagagcaattttaccatatACACTTCACAcacatgtcattttatcagtaacaaatcacaaacatatgtccgggatgtgaaaaaaaaaatattttgtcttttgtatgaattagacaaaaaaaattcaaaaaattcaccaaatttataaatattaatctccaattctataattaaattacagaaaacatgaaatcctttatTTAGAATGAatcgatatgcaattggtgcaaaatgtaGAACAAAAatgtatgtgttttataataatgtctgaaattgacccaaattataaacgttaggggtgaaattgctcttggttacaaacattaggggtaaaattgcaccattttagacgttaagggtaaaattgctcctgacctaaaacgttacgggtatttttgcaccttaccCTTAAATTCACAcacatgtcattttatcagtaacaaatcacaaacaaatCAGATCTTACAAATaagtttatcgacaaactgaAGTAGTTCAATGTATTTTAGCAATTttaataacatagtaaatattttagttagttttttttttttattaacttgtAAGATGATGGACTTAAATGTTGACTTTTTGGGAGGtcatttgtaactatattagtaacaatattaatattttagacataattgacgTTTGAGATGTCCGATGAgacaattaaatataaaagaaaagaaaataacattaatattttggtcttaatttaaaaaaagaatattagattttataataaataaagatgACAAGTTCTTTAATTTTACATTAAAATTGAAGAGTTAGTGTTGATTAAGtggttaatattttaatatgatATCTATTGGCCAAACTTATTGTATTACTAAAAATGCGGCAAACATTACACATTATCTGATTTTGTGATATTAAACATTAATTGAGGATAGATATGGAAAACTCTTGCCTAAATTACtcattatttcattttttttttaattgaaaattgTTATCTAATTAATTTATACAACATTCATATAGATAGTTtattatgaaaaaaatattgaatcaaatatttgaaatcaaaatatttttacttCATTAACATTtcatacttaatttttaaaacaaGTCATATGAAatgtttaaaatttaatttctcAAACAAACCATGTTTTACATTTAATTTCAACCAAACAATTTGGCATGCCACCAAAAAGATTTTATTCTTTTCCAAACTTACTTCAAAGacttcctatatatatataatatccaTACAAATCTAAATTCCATAGAGATATAGCAACTTTGATTTGTTAGTCTTGTGGAATAATTTCTTCCGTAAACACTTTCCTTTTAAAATGACTATATTTCTACTTTTTCTTACTACTTTCTGTTTTCACCTAAGCCATTGTGTCCCTTTTCTTATCCCCAATGTCACTGTAGAAATAAACAACAATGTAGGTCATTACACCAATATAAGTAATGCAATACAAGCCGCCCCAACAAAATCCATTTATCGTTATGTTATCTACATTAAAGAAGGTGTATATTTCGAAAATGTACATGTTCCAGCAGAAAAATCAAACATTACTCTGGTTGGTGATGGAAAGGGGAGGACTATAATCTCCGgtaatttaaatgaaaaaaTACCAGGTGTGAGTATTCAAAATTCTGCTACTCTTAAAATCGACGGCTTCGGTTTTTTGGCGATCAATCTCACTGTGAGAAATACTGCTGGAGCGAAAGGTGGACCAGATGTAGCCATTCATTCAAGTTCAAAAAATTCTGCATTCTATCGTCTTAGTATTGAAGGGTTTCAAGACACATTATATATCCAGACTGGTCCTCAATTTTATCGCGAATGCGATATTTATGGAACCGTGGATTTTATATTTGGAGAGGGCCCTGCTGTTTTCCAAAAATGTCAAATATTGGCTAAGCAGTCTCCAATAAAAAAATCAGAAGAATGCTATAACAGCGAATGGTTGTCTTGAAACGATGTCATCATGCGGCTTTTCTTTTCACCAGTGTAATATCACAGGTGACAGTGAATTATTAAGGTTAAAATTACCAACCCCGACTTATTTAGGTCGACCATGGAAAAATGGATCTATAACTGTGTTTATGAAATCCTATATGACATCAGTGATAAATCCAACAGGTTGGTTGGATTGGCCTGGCAAACATCATGGAAAAACAATGTTTTATGCAGAATTTGAGAATTCAGGGGAAGGAGCAGTTGTGAACAATCGAGCGAAATGGCCTGAAATACATCATGTTATAAACAAAAGGACTGCAGAAAAATTTACCGTGTCTACATTTCTGAATGGAGGAATATGGTTACCTAATCTTGGCGTGCCATATATTCCAGGGTTGCTTTAATTTtacaattatatatatgttatgTATAAGTTGTAATagttaattaatataaataaatattattcatATTTGATAAGGTGTAATAATTCAATGGCTCATTACATAAAGAAACATAACCTTTATTATTATAACAAAAAGTTATTTTTGTTtaagtaaaaaaacaaaaatgttaTTTCTCATACGAGGTTAAGTAACTAACTAAACCAAAAGGTTAAGCTTGTAGATAAAGTTCAATAATAGCTTTTATATCAAAATTTCACCAATTAATAAAGTTACCATATACCGAAATCAAAAAGATTAAATTGATAATAATGATTTTTATCTTAATCCAAGGTAATAGAAAATACTTTTAATTGCCCGAAGTCACAGGTTAACATACCGAATAATAGTAAATTACTATATAGTTAGTTTAAAAGTCaatttaattatgaatttattatttatgatCAAGTTAACCATATTTCATATCTGAATGATGTGAAACTCAATAGTACAGAAATAGCCTACGGCCACGCCTTATTGGCTACGGTTATTTAAAAAACCGTGGGTACAGGTAATTAGAGTCGGTTATTTAAAAAACCGACTCAAATAAATATGTTATTAGGATCGGTCAATTACTGGGTTAATTTGCTGCCAATTATTTGATTAATTGGGTCGGTTCAACTGAAAACCGACACCAATTCCTCATTAGAGTCGGTTAATTAAATAACCGACTCTAATATCGTGCTCCTCCTTTCTTCTACTCTCCTTTGCGCAACCTAGCAGCCTTCTCTTCCTTCCTCTCCTTAGCTCGGTTTGAAGTTTCATCCACTGGTTTCGTTCGTGTTTCATTGTGGCAAAAGCAATAGAAAAGAGGTTAGCGTGAGTTTGATTTATGGATTTTGTATTCTATGTTCTTCGTTGCTTTATGATTTTGTTCGAACTTCTGGGTTCCGTTCCGGGTTAGTGTTGGTTCTTCTGGATTTTGTTGGTTTCGGTCTTCTGGGTTCATGTTCGTTCTTGTGGATTTTGTTATAATTGCATACTTCTCTCTTTTATTACTTTCTTTAATTTCTTGTTTCAATTTGTGTCTTGACTACTCTTCAATCTTCTTGACTACTCTTCAATTCCGAAATTGCTAGTAATGTCTCCTCTGCCAGGATAAAATGCAGAATTATAAGTACCAAATAGGTGATAAGAATGAAAACATTAGAAAAGAGTTGAGATTTCTTCCGATTTTTTATCCTAGCATGTCATATATTGTGCCCTCCCTAGCCTTGGGATAAGCTAATGAAATCCTCCTTAACTTCTCAGTTGAGTATCAATCCAAATTCTCCTTCGGGAACTTCTTCCCTGTAGCTATGATGCAGAACTCCATAGGAACATAATTCATCTTCTTGTTTTTCCCCAAATCTAAGCATGGAATGTGTTTTAACTCAATATCCTTATTGTATTTCTCCCTGAAATAGTCGACAAGCCTAACTTTCCTCGGAGGGATGGCTCCGACAAAATCGAAAGAAATATCTTGAGTGTTCTCAACAGTTAGCCTTGCAATATTGAATTTCTGATTGGTTTTtctgtgaaaataaaataaaataaatgtatgTGCTTGAACAATTTTCTAGTGTTTATCTGTTTTTATGTGTAGCAAGTAGTTATTGGAAAGCTTAGTTATAGATTCAGCTTCCTAGTAAGTACTTCATCATGTAATATCTGCAGATGTGAATAGAGCTATGTGTTTTGTGGAAAATTAGCATTTAAGTCTACCCGTtccttgtttcaaaaaaaaaaaaaaaagtctactTGTTCCTGAAACTGATTTCATATTAGCTCATAAATTATGTATTAAGACACTACTTTCAACCAAGATTGCAGTTTCTAAGTATGGGAGAGATTGTCAATAGCTGATATGTTCTTTAAATTTGCAAGTACATGATTATTGACAATTAGATATGATCGTGATTAAGGCTCTTATCTGTTGGAGATTATTATGGATAATTATTagacttgttattattgagagGCAAAAGAGATTCCCCCAACTTCTTTTCAGCAAGAGCAACTTTGTTCTCTGAACCATAGATCCTAACACAGATGTTATGCCTATCAAATAAAATGTAAGTTCCCAGTTGTTGATGCAGTGACTTCATaattgatttttcatctctGGAGTAGAGAAGCTGGAGAATTGTTGGGGTGAGGCTAACATGATCCAACATTTTTCCATTCACTAGCTGCTTCAGGGGACACCTCAACTCTGCCACTGTCCTTGTTGCATTAGCTGAGATCTTAACTCTATACAAGCCATTCCAATTCCATTTCAAAATGCAATATACACCAGGTCGGTTTGCAAACTTACGGACTAACAATTTAAGCTGCCTCTCAATGAATGGATAAACAGAAGCAGGACATGATACAGAACTATGGAACACCTGATGACATTGTATTTTCTGCCATGAGAAACAACAAGCAAGAACCTTCCCTTGAATATGTTGTAATGCTTTTGCTGCCTCCAAATGAAGTCTTCCATCAAAAGTGACCTCGGCCTTCATGAAACTATCCTTTGGCTCAGGGGGGAAGACTTGAACATGACAATAATTACTCAGGGGTGCCTCGTTTGGCATGAATGGAGCAATGTCCTTGCGAATAGCTTCTTCACAAGCACCAAGAGGAGGATTATTTACAGCATCCCCTCTAATCAGAAATACATCCAAAATTCTCCTATTTGTGGTCCTTTTAAGAACTTCTAGAATTTCTGGTTCAGAAGTATCTCTATCCAATCCTTTGATGACAACACAATTTGCTTCCTTTAGGCTGACTTCACACTGAACAAGTCTAATAATTATCCATAATAATCTCCAACATTGTCCATGGAGTAGATATTGTAGAATGTCCTTTGATGAAACCTAGACCTCAATaatgctttttctttcttttaaacTAGAATGAATTCATTGGTAATTAGAACAAAGGGGAGGGCAGTAAGTCCACCCATATAGGAGGACTAGAGCAAGAGCTAAATGTTATATTTTTGGTTAGTATATTTTGAAGCTAAATCGGCTGTTGATCATGTAATATCTGCACATGTGAATAGAGCTATGTGTTTTGCGGAAAATTAGCATCTAAGTCTACTTATTCCTGAAACTGATTTCACATTAGCTCATAAATTATGTATTAAGACACTACTTTCAACCAAGATTGCAGTTTCTAAGTATGGGAGAGATTGTCAATAGCTGATATGTTCCTTAAATTTGCAAGTAGTTAATGGTGATTTACATTTAAATGACTCAATTATTCTTTGGAATTGAGATTGGTATATATTGCTTTTAAGTTGGAGCTTTGGTATCTGCAACCGATAAAGCAGAACCACCTAAATCAGTTAGTTCAGCAGGAACAGGATCAGCAAATCTGATTCCATCAGGCGTGGCATAGGTTGAGAGTCATTTGAAACTTTGATAATGCATTTGATATCATTTTAACAAGAGAAAAATTTCGTATTTTAAGAAGAGAATTTTTGTATTTTGCAGTGGCTGTACCTCAAGTTCGGAAAGCATCATTGGCTCAATTTTTGGAAAAACCTAAGGAAAGGTAAATATCAAAGTTTTGCCTATATACTTTGCACATTTTAGTCATTATATACTTAAAATTTTAACACATGTAACGGAATAAGGGTCAATTTCCCCCCTAAGATTATTGAGGAagatcaaatttacccttatcatTCTACATTCCAAAATTGGTCAAATCTTATCTCATGGCAGATACCATAGCTCTTTTTTAGGCTATAGGTGGTAGTAGAAGAGGGAGAACGTTTGCTGCAAATGGAGTCAAATGAATATGTTTACTCTTAATTACATTTGACTATGTTAAAGCATAGGCGAATGAATATGTTTTTTGGATACAATCATGTGCACATTGAGAACTTGCCCAAGGTTTGATATGGTTTTTGTTTGTCACTCTTTAAAGTGGATATACTGTGTTAAAGAATTCTGTTTCTGAATCCTGTGTGAACTGTCCGATTCCAGCTTCCATATTTTGCTGCTAAATGAATACATCCCTACTTCCTATTAGCAATCGAAAAGTTAGAAGAGTCTAAAAATGaccttgaaatttaaatctaaaatTTTGGTTGATCTTTTCATCTAAGTGTTTGTTTAAGTGATATTTAAGTCTAAAATTATTGATGGCATggcttatattaatttataagtgACCTTGAAATCCCATGAAATCTTATCTCTGTTTCTAATTAcagattttttctttttaagcaTTAAAGTCCTTCAAATCCCACGAATTGCTGCACTTTTGGAAGTAATACATGGAGGCTAGGTAAGTTTCCATTTGATTTTGGATAAGATCTTGGATAATTTTTAATTAGGCTAAGCTAataatgtttttaattattcaaaatGTAAGGCATTGTTCCAAGTGGATTGTTGTTCCCATTTATGTAATGGGGTGGAAGAACCCATTTTATGTTCATTATCTGTAACCTTGGTGAGGTAGGTCTGTTCTTTATTCCTTTCTGAaaaattcttattttatttaagtAAATAGATACCTTTGGTGTTTAGCTCATCATATCTTCAATGGTTAATTGATGGTTGCATTGATTCAATTATTCCCTTAATTTTTTGTAGGTTCAGGAATTGCCATAAGTTTTAATAACCTTTATTGTTTGGTCTCTAGCTAAGGTTGACTTTGATCTTCATGCTATTGTCTTATGTCTAATTTGGGTCGTGTTTCATCAGTTCAGAGGTGCTATTAATAACGATGGAAAGCTGATAGATTATAATACTGATTGTGAGGCTTCGATAACTGCTATCAAGGACGTTTTGAAAGgtagaaaaatcaactaatctCTTCAACATTGAAAACATTTCGAGCTTTTTGAAGTCGATCGCAGCCATACATATTTGTCATATTTTATTACAGAACACGGACATAACAATAATGACAGAGAATCCTTCAATTCTCCACTATATGGAAGACTTTGTGCTGGCTGGCGTGGGAGGAGCAGGAAGAGCACTTGCATTTGGTGGGAAAAGTAGAGGAGCCCACAATATCATTTTTTACATTGATTTAGGTATGTACGTGTCATCAACTATTAATTAGTATATTAAGAAACTAAATCATCTAACTTTTTTTCTATCATCTGAAAAGAGAACCAAGGGCCTGTCAGATGTTGTTTCAGGTGAAGCTCAGTCTTTGGAGAATCTCAATCAATTCAAACCAGAGAAAGGAGCTTTCTTTGCAAATGCAACACCATTAGGAAAGCATCCAAATACAGATacaattcttaaaaaaaaactgGTTTCTAATTATGTTTTACTATGTGATTGACATAGAAGTATCAAGGAATGCATGTGACAAGGCCTCTTTCCTTGTACAGAAACCAGCCTTCTGCACTTGCAGCAGAGCCAATCTCAACTACCTAGTTTTGACTTCGCAATCTCTACCAAGAAATCACCTTCAGTTATTATAGGAACATGGTATTGCCCTTCTGTGTTTATAAGAGAAAATGCAAGGCTTAGGGAGCAAATGAGACGGTCAATATTATACAAAATGACACTTGAGCAACAATGGGAAGAAATTTACACATGGTGAGAATTGATAAATAACCATTTTATAGGATTCAAGTGAGCGTGTGCTGAGAatttattttgatattcttCACAGGAAACTAAAGCATGGACAATTCTAACAGGTTAGCctgttttattaatttatgcCAGCACTATTTTGATTAGTTCATCAATTTGGTAACTTTTATCttaactcttcttcttcttgcctTTTAAGGTGGTGTATGATGATTTTGTTGCAGCTGCTTGGTTACCTGCAGCAAAGGAAAAAAGACTTGTAAGTTGATTCCCTTAGATGCTTGTTGTTTGCCACATTTAACCCTTATCTGAACCAT includes:
- the LOC136226013 gene encoding uncharacterized protein, giving the protein MTENPSILHYMEDFVLAGVGGAGRALAFGGKSRGAHNIIFYIDLGEAQSLENLNQFKPEKGAFFANATPLETSLLHLQQSQSQLPSFDFAISTKKSPSVIIGTWYCPSVFIRENARLREQMRRSILYKMTLEQQWEEIYTWKLKHGQF